One region of Termitidicoccus mucosus genomic DNA includes:
- a CDS encoding alpha-ketoacid dehydrogenase subunit alpha/beta, whose protein sequence is MAFPTTPAILQQRDLSVAELAARPAEALLRIYTWMQYSRLTDNRILDLFRQGLIKGTVTGGQGHEGLIVPLALLADKNIDVISFTHRHLGGHLIWSGQLCDHLNQYFANSASPTRAREGNVHYGDPANRALPMISHLGAMLSHVAGRTDSQRRSGIPAIGLGLFGEGASSTGDVHETLNLAALLDLPVLFIIENNRYAYSTPAAEQYPANIRLSQRAAAYGIESLNIDTLGDPAETTRQLAAAIAKVRATSRPMLIEAETVRLRGHAAYDTCDYITPGENAAIQAADPLPKFRARLAAEGHTARLAAIDAELAAYLEACIQHCLNVPRPAAPAPGKLEADLYAPPAAPFPWRPDIAAADGGGTGAAAPNPHSTIRNPHSLTMAQAINAALRKILAERPESLLLGQDIAAYGGAFKVTEHLYRDFGRARVMNVPLAESACTGYAIGLALGAHRPVEEFQFADFSTEAATQIALNAATYRFRSGAAVPLVLRLPCGGGLTFGSFHSQELESLFLSMPGLKALYPSTPQDAFNAILAAYEDDNPVLVFEHKALYRRGKHPVAWDPGYRDIWQPARLRAGDYATLVTYGEMTLHAAEACAYLETEYERAIDLFDLRCLAPLKLDAIHASLARTHRLIVLHEGRRTHGFGAELVSRLAEQNFFDFEAPPLRIASLDIPVPFAPELEQAFRPTTEKIIAQIVEWMG, encoded by the coding sequence ATGGCCTTTCCCACCACTCCCGCGATTCTCCAGCAGCGCGACCTGAGCGTCGCCGAACTCGCCGCCCGGCCCGCCGAGGCGCTCCTGCGTATCTACACCTGGATGCAATATTCCCGCCTCACCGACAACCGCATCCTCGATCTCTTCCGCCAAGGCCTCATCAAGGGAACCGTCACCGGCGGCCAGGGCCATGAAGGGCTCATCGTTCCCCTCGCCCTCCTCGCCGACAAAAACATCGACGTCATATCCTTCACCCACCGCCACCTCGGCGGCCATCTCATTTGGAGCGGACAACTCTGCGACCATCTCAACCAATACTTCGCCAACTCCGCCAGCCCCACCCGCGCCCGCGAGGGCAACGTCCACTACGGCGACCCGGCCAACCGCGCGCTCCCCATGATCAGCCACCTCGGCGCCATGCTCTCCCATGTCGCCGGGCGCACCGACTCCCAGCGCCGCTCCGGCATCCCCGCCATCGGGCTCGGTCTCTTCGGCGAGGGCGCGTCCTCGACCGGCGACGTCCACGAAACCCTCAACCTGGCCGCCCTCCTCGATCTCCCCGTCCTTTTCATCATCGAAAACAATCGCTACGCCTACTCCACTCCCGCCGCCGAGCAATACCCCGCCAACATCCGCCTCAGCCAGCGCGCCGCCGCCTACGGCATCGAAAGCCTCAACATCGACACCCTCGGCGACCCCGCCGAAACCACCCGCCAGCTCGCCGCCGCCATCGCCAAGGTGCGCGCCACCTCGCGCCCCATGCTCATCGAGGCCGAGACCGTGCGGCTCCGTGGACACGCCGCCTACGACACCTGCGATTACATCACCCCCGGGGAAAACGCCGCCATCCAGGCCGCCGATCCGTTGCCGAAATTCCGCGCCCGGCTCGCCGCCGAAGGCCACACGGCGCGGCTCGCCGCCATCGACGCCGAACTGGCCGCCTACCTCGAAGCCTGCATCCAGCATTGCCTCAACGTCCCCCGTCCCGCCGCGCCCGCTCCCGGCAAGCTGGAGGCCGACCTCTACGCCCCGCCAGCGGCGCCGTTTCCCTGGCGCCCTGACATCGCCGCTGCTGATGGCGGCGGCACCGGCGCGGCAGCGCCCAATCCGCATTCCACCATCCGCAATCCGCATTCACTGACGATGGCCCAGGCCATCAACGCAGCCCTCCGCAAAATCCTCGCCGAGCGCCCCGAGTCGCTCCTCCTCGGCCAGGACATCGCCGCCTACGGCGGCGCGTTCAAGGTCACCGAGCACCTCTACCGCGACTTCGGACGCGCCCGCGTCATGAACGTCCCCCTCGCCGAGTCCGCCTGCACCGGCTACGCCATCGGCCTCGCCCTCGGCGCGCACCGGCCGGTCGAGGAGTTTCAATTCGCCGACTTCTCCACCGAAGCCGCCACCCAGATCGCCCTCAACGCCGCCACCTACCGCTTCCGCTCCGGCGCCGCGGTTCCCCTCGTCCTTCGCCTGCCCTGCGGCGGCGGCCTCACCTTCGGCTCCTTCCACTCGCAGGAACTCGAATCGCTCTTCCTCTCCATGCCCGGCCTCAAGGCCCTTTACCCGAGCACCCCGCAGGACGCGTTCAACGCCATCCTCGCGGCCTACGAGGACGACAACCCCGTCCTCGTCTTCGAGCACAAAGCCCTCTACCGCCGCGGCAAACACCCGGTCGCGTGGGACCCGGGCTACCGCGACATCTGGCAGCCCGCGCGCCTCCGCGCCGGCGACTACGCCACCCTCGTCACCTACGGCGAGATGACCCTCCACGCCGCCGAGGCCTGCGCGTATCTGGAAACCGAATACGAGCGCGCCATCGACCTCTTCGACCTCCGCTGCCTCGCCCCGCTCAAGCTCGACGCCATCCACGCCTCCCTGGCGCGCACGCACCGGCTGATTGTCCTGCACGAAGGCCGCCGCACCCACGGCTTCGGCGCCGAGCTTGTCAGCCGCCTCGCCGAGCAAAACTTCTTCGACTTCGAAGCCCCCCCGCTTCGCATCGCCTCGCTCGACATCCCGGTCCCCTTCGCCCCCGAGCTCGAACAGGCCTTCCGCCCGACGACGGAAAAAATCATCGCGCAAATCGTGGAGTGGATGGGCTGA
- a CDS encoding aminotransferase class IV yields MSKYIQANTNGRLHPASEPSISPLNRGFLYGDAIYEVWRTYHGVIFGWEEHWARLERSAAALHMPLPFSRAQILGEIKRAVTEFRRHIPGTGDVYIRLQVTRGGGAIGLDTALAANPDFIILIQENTLYSGEKFRAGLSLSLARDYRRNAREALNPAWKTGNYLNNILCLREARLRGADEVVILNLAGEITEAAVCNIAFVRDGAVLTPPVGAGILAGITRGILLEKVAPALGIPAREERIMPEDIARMDECFLLSSTKDLTPVSSIDDHRYKLDDARSVTLKLKQGFADYARAHAAAHPELGVY; encoded by the coding sequence ATGAGCAAATATATCCAGGCAAACACCAACGGCAGGCTGCACCCGGCGTCCGAGCCGTCCATCTCCCCCCTGAACCGCGGTTTTTTATACGGTGATGCAATTTATGAGGTATGGCGCACGTATCATGGCGTCATATTCGGCTGGGAGGAGCATTGGGCGCGGCTGGAGCGCTCCGCCGCCGCGCTGCACATGCCGCTGCCTTTTTCGCGGGCGCAAATACTCGGCGAGATCAAGCGGGCGGTGACGGAGTTTCGCCGGCACATCCCGGGAACGGGCGATGTTTATATACGCCTGCAAGTCACGCGCGGCGGCGGCGCCATCGGCCTCGACACCGCGCTCGCGGCGAATCCCGACTTCATAATACTCATCCAGGAAAACACGCTCTACTCCGGGGAGAAATTCCGCGCCGGGCTGAGCCTGTCACTGGCCCGCGACTACCGGCGCAACGCCCGCGAGGCGCTCAACCCCGCGTGGAAAACCGGCAATTATCTCAATAATATACTCTGCCTGCGCGAGGCGCGCCTGCGCGGCGCCGACGAGGTCGTCATCCTGAATCTCGCCGGCGAGATCACCGAGGCCGCCGTGTGCAACATCGCATTCGTGCGCGACGGCGCGGTCCTCACGCCGCCGGTCGGGGCCGGCATCCTTGCCGGGATCACGCGCGGCATCCTTCTCGAAAAAGTCGCGCCCGCGCTCGGCATCCCGGCGCGCGAGGAGCGGATCATGCCGGAGGACATCGCGCGCATGGACGAATGCTTCTTGTTATCCAGCACGAAGGATCTCACGCCTGTCTCGTCCATCGACGATCATCGCTACAAGCTCGATGATGCGCGCTCCGTCACGCTGAAACTAAAGCAGGGCTTCGCCGACTACGCGCGGGCTCACGCCGCCGCGCATCCGGAACTGGGCGTGTATTGA
- the rfaD gene encoding ADP-glyceromanno-heptose 6-epimerase, giving the protein MNNLNGRILVTGGAGFIGSALVWALNRRGIDDIIVTDCLGQDEKWRNLVPLRFADYVEADVFRNKIREQAGAFGKFTAIFHLGACSATTEKNAAYLADNNYGFTKELAFWTLAQQARFVYASSAATYGDGARGMDDRAPDLHALRPLNMYGYSKHLFDLHAQRLGLLDRIVGVKYFNVFGPNEDHKGDMRSLVSKAYQQILETGRVRLFKSHHPDYRDGEQMRDFLYVKDAVEMTLHFAETATAAGGLYNLGSGEANTWLALARAIFAALGREPEIEFVDMPEALRGKYQYYTKADISKLRESGYAAQVTPLAEAVHDYVQNHLVPGKKLGE; this is encoded by the coding sequence ATGAATAATCTCAACGGACGCATCCTTGTCACCGGCGGGGCCGGATTTATCGGCAGCGCGCTCGTGTGGGCGCTCAACCGGCGCGGCATCGACGACATTATAGTCACCGATTGCCTCGGGCAGGACGAGAAATGGCGCAACCTGGTGCCGCTGCGCTTCGCCGACTACGTGGAGGCGGATGTATTCAGGAACAAAATACGCGAGCAGGCCGGCGCCTTTGGCAAATTCACCGCCATCTTCCATCTCGGCGCGTGCTCGGCCACGACCGAAAAAAACGCCGCCTACCTGGCGGACAACAATTATGGTTTCACCAAGGAGCTCGCCTTCTGGACGCTCGCGCAGCAGGCGCGTTTTGTTTATGCCTCCTCGGCGGCCACCTATGGCGACGGCGCGCGGGGAATGGACGACCGCGCGCCGGATCTGCACGCGCTCAGGCCGCTCAACATGTATGGATATTCGAAGCACCTCTTTGACCTTCATGCGCAGCGCCTCGGCCTGCTCGACCGCATCGTGGGCGTGAAATACTTCAATGTTTTCGGACCGAACGAAGACCACAAGGGCGACATGCGCAGCCTGGTGAGCAAGGCCTACCAGCAGATTCTCGAGACCGGCAGGGTGCGCCTCTTCAAAAGCCATCATCCCGATTACAGGGATGGCGAGCAGATGCGTGATTTTCTCTATGTGAAGGACGCGGTGGAGATGACACTACACTTTGCCGAGACCGCCACCGCGGCCGGGGGGCTCTACAATCTCGGCTCGGGGGAGGCGAACACGTGGCTCGCGCTGGCCCGGGCAATATTCGCCGCGCTCGGGCGCGAGCCGGAAATCGAGTTTGTGGACATGCCGGAAGCGCTGCGGGGCAAGTATCAATACTACACGAAAGCCGACATATCCAAACTGCGCGAAAGCGGATATGCCGCGCAGGTCACGCCGCTCGCCGAAGCGGTGCACGACTACGTGCAGAACCATCTCGTGCCGGGGAAGAAACTCGGCGAATAA
- a CDS encoding immunoglobulin domain-containing protein, translating into MSAPFVVTIDKTRPTVAGIRRLSPADRTGTAEQNLVYRVTFSEPVNGVQTDNFTLTKGDSTVTGDISNLSQVDASTYDVSVTGAGGDNTLRLDLKTNQTGITDLAGNSGTAAYTGGQTFTMRHPGSGWWEGGEDGAGAWNAASLWYQGAVAGGLGATADFSGIDIEETATVTLDSPLTLGRLIFADADEDSPGAWRVAGTSTNASITLANLGGATPEVKVTYENMGDGGTQDYHKAANGRNYPVIIDTPFSSSSGLLKTGWGTLQLNNIGVFSGSIGVQQGYLRLGPGAALNMTQPLNLPAAGSGLIVAGGTFSTTAGVNMVFTSENMILVSDGRADFKAITSGNNRNGRIQVTGGIMTADEIMLQRSADGSGGYGNGLIVKGGTATIGTLGVATNNSWGAVSVEGGKLIVTGPLWNGWQASSGRGGQIRVTSGELVSTDTVNGIVMSRKNGSNANNIAELHITGGTVTAARIALGYDSTVTAGSATINLNAASAALYLGEQGLVKNGAFTTNINLTRGTLGADSTWSTTVPMVVTSGSGNITIKAASAAGVPHDITLAGVLSGSGTMTKTGGGTLTLSAANTHTGAIAVNDGTLAVNGSLAADTNPLTVNAGAFLGGSGTINRPVVLNGGGLVVGAAPLTVAALNKQGAGPVALRIGDGLSLAPGSRVTVATFGSTDLTGADLVPMPGDGVLLSPELSSDRLELAVIALPAPNGSASGITGGGDTPAVLVSTAADFKALVESPEPAVVIVSGLLDLSSVGGPVTVASNKTLLGQNSDSTISGLLTLPAGTGNVILRGLNFTNAAGNGLALSGATGVLVTHCTFFDCDGALVSIGNGSDNITVSWSEFYYTGGFAGQRTAMRIGAPGDESKLNRVTLHHNHWSEGCVAGMPVSSFGYVHMFANYLLSENNTSATVAGDQSQLLSAHNLYQDMLDPLAKLPAGSIRMIGNTYVNTTGTTDPGEDIVFVPSYSHVLDTAETVGTLVPVHAGNTAGAASLTPPQVSGSASVIGPDNAVPNGGSFMLVAHAQGLSPVSYQWHLDNFPIPDATAINYSVADAKSALHAGPYSVALTLTSGETVVSGAYTVTVGELAPPRITRHPVAQAIRPGDTASFTVKASGDELRYQWQKDGADIAGANTDALFIVYAKPGDAGSYRVVVTNDAGSVTSYEAVLSFHEKENGGGGATSGWFLALAAAALVLRMLSTRRRE; encoded by the coding sequence ATGTCCGCGCCCTTCGTCGTGACGATTGACAAGACCCGGCCCACCGTCGCGGGCATCCGCCGCCTCTCTCCCGCCGACAGGACGGGCACCGCCGAGCAGAATCTCGTTTACCGCGTCACCTTCTCCGAGCCTGTAAACGGCGTGCAGACAGACAACTTCACGCTCACGAAAGGCGACTCCACCGTGACCGGCGACATCTCAAACCTCTCGCAGGTTGACGCCAGCACCTACGATGTTTCCGTGACCGGCGCGGGCGGCGACAACACCCTCCGCCTCGATCTCAAAACCAACCAGACCGGCATCACCGACCTCGCGGGCAACTCCGGCACCGCCGCCTACACGGGAGGCCAGACCTTCACCATGCGCCACCCCGGCAGCGGCTGGTGGGAGGGAGGCGAGGACGGCGCGGGTGCATGGAACGCCGCCAGCCTGTGGTATCAAGGCGCCGTTGCCGGCGGCCTTGGCGCGACGGCGGATTTCAGCGGCATCGACATCGAGGAGACCGCCACCGTCACCCTCGACTCCCCGCTCACCCTTGGCCGGCTCATCTTTGCCGACGCCGATGAAGATTCCCCCGGCGCATGGCGCGTGGCCGGCACTTCGACCAACGCCTCCATTACCCTCGCCAACCTCGGCGGAGCCACGCCCGAGGTCAAAGTCACCTACGAGAACATGGGCGATGGCGGCACCCAGGACTACCACAAGGCCGCCAATGGCCGGAATTACCCGGTGATCATCGACACGCCATTCAGCTCAAGCTCCGGCCTGCTCAAAACCGGATGGGGCACGCTTCAACTCAACAACATCGGCGTCTTCTCCGGCTCGATCGGTGTCCAGCAAGGCTATCTCAGGCTCGGCCCCGGCGCGGCGCTCAACATGACCCAGCCGCTCAACCTTCCCGCCGCCGGCTCCGGCCTCATCGTTGCGGGCGGCACGTTCTCGACAACCGCCGGCGTGAACATGGTGTTCACCTCGGAAAACATGATTCTCGTGAGCGACGGCAGGGCCGACTTCAAGGCCATCACCTCCGGCAACAACCGCAACGGCCGCATCCAAGTCACCGGCGGCATCATGACAGCCGATGAAATCATGCTCCAGCGCAGCGCCGACGGTTCCGGCGGCTATGGCAACGGCCTCATTGTCAAAGGCGGCACCGCGACCATCGGCACCCTTGGCGTTGCCACCAACAACTCTTGGGGCGCGGTCTCCGTCGAAGGCGGCAAGCTCATCGTCACCGGCCCGCTTTGGAACGGCTGGCAGGCCAGCAGCGGGCGCGGCGGCCAAATCCGCGTCACCAGCGGCGAACTTGTCTCGACCGACACCGTCAACGGCATCGTCATGTCCCGCAAAAACGGCTCCAACGCCAACAATATTGCCGAGCTTCACATCACCGGCGGCACCGTCACCGCCGCCCGCATCGCCCTCGGTTACGACTCCACGGTCACCGCCGGCTCCGCCACCATCAACCTCAACGCCGCCAGCGCCGCCCTTTACCTCGGCGAACAAGGCCTCGTGAAAAACGGCGCCTTCACCACCAACATCAACCTCACCCGCGGCACCCTCGGCGCGGACTCCACTTGGTCCACCACCGTCCCGATGGTCGTCACCAGCGGCAGCGGCAACATCACCATCAAGGCCGCCAGCGCCGCCGGCGTCCCGCACGACATCACTCTCGCCGGCGTGCTCAGCGGCTCCGGCACCATGACGAAGACCGGCGGCGGCACCCTCACCCTCTCCGCCGCCAACACCCACACCGGCGCCATCGCGGTCAACGACGGCACGCTCGCGGTCAACGGCAGCCTCGCCGCCGATACCAACCCGCTCACGGTCAACGCCGGCGCGTTCCTCGGCGGTTCAGGCACCATCAACCGCCCCGTCGTGCTCAATGGCGGCGGTTTGGTCGTCGGCGCCGCGCCGCTGACCGTTGCCGCCCTGAACAAACAGGGAGCCGGGCCGGTTGCCCTGCGCATCGGCGATGGCCTGTCCCTCGCCCCCGGCTCGCGCGTCACCGTCGCCACCTTCGGCTCGACCGATCTCACCGGCGCCGACCTCGTCCCCATGCCCGGCGACGGCGTGCTCCTCTCGCCCGAGCTCTCCTCCGACCGTCTGGAACTGGCCGTCATTGCCCTGCCTGCTCCCAACGGCTCCGCCAGCGGCATCACCGGCGGCGGCGACACTCCGGCCGTGCTGGTGTCCACCGCGGCTGATTTCAAGGCGCTGGTCGAGTCCCCCGAGCCCGCCGTCGTGATTGTTTCCGGTCTGCTCGACCTCTCCTCTGTCGGCGGTCCGGTGACCGTTGCCTCCAACAAAACCCTTCTCGGGCAAAACTCGGACTCCACGATTTCCGGCCTGCTCACCCTCCCCGCCGGCACCGGCAACGTCATCCTCCGCGGCCTCAACTTCACCAATGCCGCCGGCAACGGCCTCGCCCTCTCCGGCGCGACCGGCGTGCTGGTCACGCATTGCACCTTCTTCGACTGCGACGGCGCCCTCGTCTCCATCGGCAACGGTTCGGACAACATCACCGTTTCCTGGAGCGAGTTCTATTACACCGGCGGCTTCGCCGGGCAGCGCACCGCCATGCGCATCGGCGCGCCGGGCGACGAAAGCAAACTCAACCGCGTCACCCTGCACCACAACCACTGGTCCGAGGGCTGCGTCGCGGGCATGCCGGTATCCAGCTTCGGATACGTCCACATGTTCGCCAACTACCTCCTCTCCGAAAACAACACCTCCGCCACCGTCGCCGGCGACCAGTCCCAACTCCTCTCCGCGCACAACCTCTATCAGGACATGCTCGACCCTCTCGCCAAGCTGCCGGCCGGCTCGATCCGCATGATCGGCAACACCTATGTCAACACCACCGGCACCACCGACCCCGGCGAGGACATTGTGTTTGTCCCCTCATACTCCCATGTCCTCGATACCGCGGAAACCGTCGGCACGCTCGTCCCCGTCCACGCCGGCAACACCGCCGGCGCGGCCTCGCTCACACCGCCGCAGGTGTCCGGCTCCGCCTCCGTCATCGGCCCCGACAACGCCGTGCCCAATGGCGGCAGCTTCATGCTCGTGGCCCATGCCCAGGGACTCTCCCCGGTCTCGTATCAATGGCACCTCGACAACTTCCCCATCCCGGATGCCACCGCCATCAACTACTCCGTCGCCGACGCCAAGTCCGCCCTCCACGCCGGGCCCTATTCCGTCGCTTTGACGCTTACCTCCGGCGAGACCGTGGTCAGCGGCGCCTACACGGTGACCGTCGGCGAACTCGCCCCGCCTAGAATTACCCGCCATCCCGTCGCGCAAGCCATCCGCCCCGGCGACACCGCGAGCTTCACCGTCAAGGCCTCCGGCGACGAACTGCGCTATCAATGGCAGAAAGACGGCGCGGACATCGCAGGCGCCAACACGGACGCGCTTTTCATCGTCTATGCCAAACCCGGCGACGCCGGCTCCTACCGTGTCGTCGTCACCAATGACGCCGGTTCGGTCACCAGCTACGAGGCCGTCCTCTCCTTCCATGAAAAGGAAAACGGCGGCGGCGGCGCTACGTCCGGGTGGTTTCTCGCCCTCGCCGCGGCGGCCCTTGTCCTGCGCATGTTGTCCACCCGCCGGCGCGAATGA
- a CDS encoding Ig-like domain-containing protein produces the protein MNPHVFHKLTRALAAALVSSTLSLACLGAVPAFPGAEGFGAAATGGRGGEIYIVTNLNDSGAGSFRDAVTTGSTPRTVVFAVGGVININSTVTVRGNITIAGQTAPGDGITVYGNTVAFKNNVICRYLRIHGSIDMPSSNYALSAGGAANVIFDHVSVTWGRWDNIKLDSNSTDITFQYCLVGEAILPQYLGALFEGAKKITVHHTFWANNHSRNPKAKADIEYINNVVYNWGGSGFVGGHSSGHFYQDLINNYFIGGPSSSSSFISGFGSTDHVYHSGNYADTDKNGSLNGRLVTDTDFTRAGAALATSRSNLSPVAVTTDDAATALQKVMAKAGASDRRDPVDARMIAQLSSYGMLGALVAREGDVGGQPAMTGGIPPADTNATGIPDWWAGAMGRPSPADTAYANTVRADGYTNLEFYLNSIVTSGVPEAVITGITPASGVSASDPLTGGSITNSAALSIHGTAPAGATVEVSRVDTGDLVGTTTADAGGNWSLAPSGVTERQYAFTARVRRADDTLSLPSAAHAVHVKNTADAAPVIDRFVVSATEKTFSGTAAPYATITVSEAVLGIVATGTADGYGNWDAVCDAGVTFADAAYTFTATATDLVDNTSAASTPLSVDMGIPPPVFTLVTPDTGSSDSDQITNSGTLSFSGTARAGDIVQVYRLLAASGTDLPRHRRHRRHAQRHVRALRRDD, from the coding sequence ATGAACCCGCATGTCTTCCACAAACTGACGCGTGCGCTCGCCGCCGCGCTTGTATCAAGCACACTCAGCCTCGCCTGCCTCGGCGCCGTGCCGGCGTTTCCCGGCGCGGAAGGTTTCGGCGCCGCCGCGACGGGCGGGCGTGGAGGCGAGATCTATATCGTCACCAACCTGAACGACTCCGGCGCGGGCTCCTTCCGCGACGCCGTCACCACCGGGTCAACTCCCCGCACCGTCGTCTTTGCCGTGGGCGGCGTCATCAATATCAACAGCACCGTCACCGTACGGGGGAACATCACCATCGCCGGCCAGACCGCGCCGGGCGACGGCATCACCGTTTACGGCAACACGGTCGCCTTCAAGAATAACGTCATCTGCCGCTACCTGCGCATCCACGGCTCCATCGACATGCCCAGCAGCAACTACGCCCTCTCCGCCGGCGGCGCGGCCAATGTCATCTTCGATCACGTCTCCGTGACCTGGGGCCGTTGGGACAATATAAAACTCGATAGCAACTCCACCGACATCACCTTCCAATACTGCCTCGTCGGCGAGGCCATCCTCCCGCAATATCTCGGCGCGCTTTTCGAGGGGGCGAAAAAAATCACCGTCCACCACACCTTTTGGGCCAACAACCACAGCCGCAACCCCAAGGCCAAGGCCGACATCGAATACATCAACAACGTCGTCTATAACTGGGGCGGCTCTGGCTTCGTGGGCGGGCATTCCTCGGGCCATTTCTATCAGGACCTTATCAACAATTATTTTATCGGCGGCCCGAGCTCATCGAGCAGCTTCATCTCCGGGTTTGGCTCCACCGACCACGTTTATCACAGCGGCAATTACGCGGACACCGACAAAAACGGCTCGCTCAACGGGCGTCTTGTCACGGACACCGATTTCACCAGGGCCGGCGCCGCGCTCGCGACCTCGCGCAGCAACCTCTCCCCCGTGGCCGTCACCACGGACGATGCCGCGACCGCCCTCCAAAAAGTCATGGCCAAGGCCGGCGCCTCCGACCGTCGCGACCCCGTGGACGCCCGCATGATCGCCCAGCTCTCCTCCTACGGCATGCTCGGCGCCCTCGTCGCGCGCGAGGGCGATGTCGGCGGCCAGCCCGCCATGACCGGCGGCATCCCGCCCGCCGATACCAACGCCACCGGCATCCCCGACTGGTGGGCCGGCGCGATGGGCCGCCCCTCCCCGGCGGACACCGCCTACGCGAACACCGTGCGCGCCGACGGCTACACCAACCTCGAATTCTACCTCAACTCCATTGTCACCTCCGGCGTGCCCGAGGCCGTCATCACCGGCATCACGCCGGCCTCGGGAGTGTCCGCCTCCGACCCGCTCACCGGCGGCAGCATCACCAACAGCGCCGCCCTCTCCATCCATGGCACCGCCCCGGCGGGCGCGACCGTGGAGGTGTCCCGGGTCGATACCGGCGATCTCGTCGGCACGACGACCGCGGACGCCGGCGGCAACTGGAGCCTGGCGCCCAGCGGCGTGACGGAGCGCCAATACGCCTTCACAGCCCGCGTGCGGCGCGCCGACGACACCCTCTCGCTCCCCTCCGCCGCCCACGCCGTGCACGTGAAAAACACCGCCGATGCCGCGCCCGTGATCGACCGCTTCGTCGTCTCCGCCACCGAAAAAACCTTTAGCGGCACCGCCGCGCCCTATGCCACCATCACCGTGTCGGAGGCGGTCCTCGGCATCGTCGCCACCGGCACCGCCGATGGCTACGGCAACTGGGATGCGGTCTGCGATGCGGGCGTCACCTTTGCTGACGCAGCATACACCTTCACCGCCACCGCGACCGACTTGGTGGACAACACCAGCGCCGCCTCGACTCCGCTCAGCGTTGACATGGGCATCCCGCCGCCGGTCTTTACCCTGGTCACACCTGACACCGGCTCATCTGACTCGGACCAGATCACCAATTCGGGGACGCTGTCGTTTTCCGGGACCGCGCGTGCCGGCGACATCGTCCAGGTTTATCGCCTCCTCGCCGCCAGCGGCACCGACCTTCCTCGCCACCGCCGACACCGGCGGCACGCCCAGCGCCATGTCCGCGCCCTTCGTCGTGACGATTGA